The Prochlorococcus sp. MIT 1300 genome has a window encoding:
- the alaS gene encoding alanine--tRNA ligase, whose amino-acid sequence MPVAKKSGSRESRPRTGDEIRSAFLQFFAQRDHKLIPSASLVPEDPTVLLTIAGMLPFKPVFLGQSEPPSPRATSSQKCIRTNDIDNVGRTARHHTFFEMLGNFSFGDYFKEQAIRWAWELSVDVFGLDPKNLVVSVFREDEEAETIWRDLIGVDPKRIIRMGEADNFWAAGPTGPCGPCSEMYYDFRPELGNALIDLEDDTRFIEFYNLVFMEHNRDGDGRLTPLENRNIDTGMGLERMAQILQNVPNNYETDLIFPLLEKAADLAEVDYYKLNEQSKTSLKVIGDHSRAIVQLIGDGVIASNLGRGYVLRRLIRRVVRHGRLMGIHEPFLEKMGKVAIDLMKKVHPQLQDRREVIIKELKLEESRFLATLARGESLIKDLLIQNPEQITGQQAFELYDTYGFPLELTQEIASEHGLKVDVDAFDEEMNAQKERAKAAAVSIDLTVQDVINQITLELDETNFSGYQSLKQSSQVLALIVDGKSGNMAKAGDSVQVLLDATCFYGEGGGQVGDCGYLINKDLKVSVNTVTRSQGVFIHCGQIESGTLEVGDLVQGVVDHVFRRMAQAHHTATHLLQSALRKVVDANISQAGSLVDFDHLRFDFHFSRSVTLQELDQIENLINSWIVDAHALVVKDMDIDIAKASGALAMFGEKYADVVRVVDVPGVSMELCGGTHVKNTSEIGLFKIVSESGIAAGIRRIEAVAGHAVLDYLNERDLVVKNLGKVFKAKPLEIVDRVLSLQNDLKATSKVLAATREELAKAKALAMLNQALVVGQNQLLVTRLDGAQGDALQLAAQGLVEQLGASGVVVLGGLPDPGDTQKVILVAAFGDNVVASGLQAGKFIGRIAKICGGGGGGRANLAQAGGRDGAALDRALGTAEKELAVLLQ is encoded by the coding sequence ATGCCCGTTGCAAAAAAGTCGGGTTCAAGAGAGTCGCGACCTCGTACTGGGGATGAAATAAGAAGCGCTTTCCTGCAGTTTTTTGCCCAGCGGGATCACAAGCTAATTCCTAGTGCTTCTTTGGTACCAGAGGATCCAACTGTTTTGCTTACCATCGCAGGGATGTTGCCTTTTAAACCGGTGTTTTTGGGGCAGAGTGAACCTCCTTCACCAAGGGCAACAAGTTCTCAAAAATGTATACGGACAAATGACATAGATAACGTTGGACGCACTGCGAGGCATCACACTTTTTTTGAGATGCTTGGCAACTTCTCTTTTGGTGATTATTTCAAAGAGCAGGCAATTCGGTGGGCTTGGGAGTTAAGTGTTGATGTATTTGGTTTAGATCCGAAGAATTTAGTAGTCAGTGTTTTTCGAGAAGATGAAGAGGCTGAGACGATCTGGAGGGATTTGATTGGAGTTGATCCCAAGAGAATCATTCGGATGGGTGAAGCAGATAACTTTTGGGCTGCAGGACCTACAGGACCTTGTGGGCCTTGCTCTGAGATGTATTACGACTTCAGACCTGAATTGGGCAATGCACTGATCGATTTGGAAGATGACACACGTTTTATTGAGTTCTATAACCTTGTATTTATGGAGCACAACCGTGATGGAGATGGTCGATTAACACCGCTTGAAAACCGCAACATTGATACAGGTATGGGCCTAGAGCGTATGGCTCAAATTCTTCAAAATGTTCCTAATAATTATGAAACAGATTTAATTTTCCCGTTACTTGAAAAAGCGGCAGATTTAGCTGAAGTTGATTACTACAAATTAAATGAACAAAGCAAAACGAGCCTTAAAGTTATTGGTGATCATAGTCGTGCAATAGTTCAGTTAATTGGTGATGGAGTTATAGCAAGTAATTTAGGAAGAGGTTATGTTCTGCGTCGCTTGATAAGACGAGTCGTCCGACATGGCCGTTTAATGGGAATACATGAACCTTTTTTGGAAAAGATGGGTAAAGTTGCTATTGACTTGATGAAGAAGGTTCACCCACAGCTACAGGATCGGAGAGAGGTGATTATTAAAGAGTTAAAACTTGAAGAATCCCGTTTTTTAGCAACTCTCGCTCGCGGTGAGAGTTTAATTAAGGACTTGCTTATTCAAAATCCAGAGCAAATAACAGGTCAGCAAGCTTTTGAGCTTTATGATACTTATGGATTTCCCCTTGAGTTAACTCAGGAAATTGCTAGTGAACATGGATTAAAAGTAGATGTAGATGCCTTTGATGAGGAGATGAATGCTCAAAAGGAGAGGGCTAAGGCAGCTGCTGTAAGTATTGACTTGACTGTTCAAGATGTTATTAATCAAATAACTCTTGAGCTTGATGAAACAAATTTCTCAGGTTATCAATCCCTAAAACAAAGCAGTCAAGTATTAGCATTAATTGTAGATGGAAAGTCTGGAAATATGGCCAAAGCAGGAGACTCTGTTCAAGTTTTGCTAGATGCAACTTGTTTTTATGGAGAAGGTGGTGGTCAGGTAGGTGATTGTGGTTATCTAATTAATAAGGATTTAAAAGTTTCTGTGAATACAGTCACACGCAGTCAAGGGGTTTTTATTCATTGTGGTCAGATAGAGAGCGGTACTTTAGAAGTTGGTGATCTAGTTCAAGGTGTTGTAGATCATGTTTTTCGTAGAATGGCTCAGGCTCATCATACTGCCACTCATTTATTGCAGTCTGCATTAAGAAAAGTTGTTGATGCCAATATTAGCCAGGCTGGGTCCTTGGTTGATTTTGATCATTTAAGATTTGACTTTCATTTTTCTAGGTCAGTTACTTTGCAGGAACTTGATCAGATTGAAAATTTAATAAATAGTTGGATTGTTGATGCTCATGCCTTAGTTGTTAAAGATATGGATATTGATATCGCTAAAGCTTCTGGTGCGTTGGCAATGTTTGGTGAAAAATATGCCGATGTGGTGCGAGTTGTTGATGTGCCTGGTGTCTCAATGGAGCTTTGTGGTGGTACACATGTCAAGAACACTTCAGAAATAGGCCTTTTTAAAATTGTTAGCGAAAGTGGAATTGCAGCAGGTATTCGACGGATTGAGGCAGTTGCAGGTCATGCAGTGCTCGACTACCTCAATGAACGTGATTTGGTAGTAAAAAATCTTGGCAAAGTTTTTAAGGCAAAGCCTCTAGAAATTGTTGACAGAGTTTTGTCTCTTCAGAATGATTTAAAAGCCACTAGTAAGGTCTTAGCTGCTACAAGAGAAGAATTGGCTAAAGCCAAGGCTCTTGCAATGTTGAACCAGGCTTTAGTTGTTGGCCAAAACCAATTGTTAGTCACTCGACTTGATGGAGCTCAAGGTGATGCGCTTCAACTTGCAGCTCAAGGTCTTGTGGAACAACTTGGTGCAAGCGGTGTTGTGGTTCTAGGTGGTTTGCCAGATCCAGGCGATACTCAAAAAGTGATATTAGTTGCGGCATTTGGAGACAATGTTGTGGCCAGTGGACTGCAAGCAGGCAAGTTTATTGGTCGAATTGCCAAGATTTGTGGAGGAGGAGGAGGAGGGCGAGCCAATTTGGCTCAAGCGGGAGGTAGAGATGGCGCAGCCTTGGATCGAGCTTTGGGAACTGCTGAAAAAGAACTTGCTGTGTTACTGCAATAA
- a CDS encoding DEAD/DEAH box helicase — translation MSLLHATWLPAIRTPTNSGRPALLVWADTWRVANPSGPGSTPAPHPFTLNPQDLRAWLTQRDLLPDNIIDATACLTLPSRYVKTPIKTDDSTENLEYLWQGFPLQAGEPIPTKCEWWPWQVDGLAIEASAATTWLSKLPLSGNHPDLGDELRWWSHLQRWALSLIARGRWLPKVELSRGEGYPHRARWVPILNREEDRQRLEELAAKLPLVATCALPWREPTGKRSNRTTRLRPEAMRAANPVASCRPRSGRLRVANLLEDLLDAQIRQGFEVNTNGLDPLLATWQEALGSETGVLTLPDEEAERISTASHHWRESVVGNVAPARACLELFTPIEGEDLWELRFALQAEADPTLKVPAAIAWAAGSQVLQLGEIRVEQPGEILLEGMGRALTVFEPIERGLDTATPKSMQLTPAEAFVLVRTAANKLRDVGVGVELPASLSGGLASRLGLAIQAELSETSIGFTLGESLEWSWELMIGGVKLNLRELEQLAEKKSPLVRHKGAWIELRPNDLKNAERFCSAKPELNLDDALRLTATEGDTLMRLPVHHFEAGPRLQNVLEQYHQQKAPDPLPAPEGFCGQLRPYQERGLGWLAFLHRFDQGACLADDMGLGKTIQLLAFLQHLKIEKELKRPVLLIAPTSVLTNWKREAHSFTPELDVKEHYGSRRPSDTTSLHNALKGVDLVLTSYGLMQRDSELLETIDWQGIVIDEAQAIKNPIAKQSQAARDIARPQKSNRFRIALTGTPVENRVSELWALMNFLNPRVLGEENFFRQRYRLPIEQYGDMSSLKDLKSRVSPFILRRLKTDKAIISDLPEKVELSEWVGLSKEQSRLYKKTVEETLDAIAIAPRGQRHGKVLGLLTRLKQICNHPGLALKEEGVNDDFGSRSAKLERLEEILEEVIEAGDRALLFTQFSEWGHLLQQYLQKRWGCEVPFLHGGTRKAERQAMVDRFQADPRGPQLFLLSLKAGGVGLNLTRASHVFHIDRWWNPAVENQATDRAYRIGQVNRVMVHKFITSGSVEEKINRMILQKSRLAEDIIGSGEDWLGNLGVDQLRELVSLEET, via the coding sequence ATGAGCCTGCTGCACGCCACCTGGCTTCCAGCCATAAGAACACCGACCAATTCCGGTCGCCCAGCCCTATTAGTATGGGCGGACACTTGGCGAGTTGCGAATCCTTCAGGGCCAGGGAGCACCCCAGCCCCTCATCCTTTTACACTTAACCCACAAGATCTTCGAGCTTGGCTAACACAAAGAGATCTTCTACCGGATAACATTATTGATGCCACAGCTTGTCTCACACTTCCTAGTAGATACGTAAAAACACCAATAAAAACTGACGATTCAACAGAAAATCTTGAATATCTCTGGCAGGGATTCCCACTACAAGCGGGAGAACCCATTCCTACAAAGTGTGAGTGGTGGCCCTGGCAAGTAGACGGACTAGCAATTGAAGCCAGTGCGGCTACCACCTGGTTATCCAAGCTCCCCCTGTCTGGGAATCACCCTGATCTAGGCGATGAATTGCGTTGGTGGAGTCATCTCCAGCGTTGGGCTTTAAGCCTAATTGCGAGGGGGAGATGGTTGCCCAAAGTTGAGCTCAGCAGAGGAGAAGGATATCCACACCGAGCCAGATGGGTACCAATACTTAATCGAGAAGAGGACAGGCAAAGGTTAGAAGAACTGGCAGCAAAACTACCTCTCGTTGCTACATGTGCTCTCCCATGGAGAGAACCAACTGGTAAAAGAAGTAATCGAACAACAAGGTTACGTCCAGAGGCAATGCGAGCAGCTAATCCAGTCGCCTCCTGCCGACCGAGAAGTGGCCGATTAAGGGTAGCCAATCTTTTAGAAGACCTTCTAGACGCACAAATTAGACAAGGTTTTGAAGTAAATACCAACGGTCTTGATCCTCTCTTGGCAACTTGGCAAGAGGCACTTGGATCTGAAACAGGAGTGCTCACTTTGCCTGACGAAGAAGCAGAGCGCATCTCAACTGCCAGTCATCACTGGCGTGAAAGTGTCGTAGGCAATGTTGCTCCTGCGCGAGCATGCCTAGAGCTTTTTACTCCAATAGAAGGAGAAGATCTATGGGAGCTGCGCTTCGCCTTACAAGCTGAAGCAGACCCAACATTAAAAGTTCCAGCGGCTATAGCTTGGGCAGCAGGATCTCAAGTGCTACAGCTGGGAGAGATCCGAGTAGAGCAACCAGGAGAAATCCTTTTAGAAGGCATGGGAAGAGCCCTAACCGTGTTCGAACCAATCGAAAGAGGTCTTGATACAGCTACGCCAAAATCAATGCAACTAACACCTGCAGAAGCTTTTGTTTTAGTACGAACTGCAGCTAATAAATTAAGGGATGTTGGAGTTGGTGTAGAGCTACCGGCAAGCCTTTCTGGTGGTTTAGCCAGTCGCCTTGGCCTGGCAATACAAGCGGAGCTCTCCGAAACATCCATAGGTTTCACCCTAGGCGAAAGTCTTGAGTGGTCTTGGGAGCTCATGATCGGCGGTGTCAAACTCAATCTCAGAGAATTAGAGCAACTCGCAGAGAAAAAAAGTCCGTTGGTTCGCCACAAAGGTGCATGGATCGAATTACGTCCAAATGATTTAAAAAATGCAGAACGTTTTTGCAGCGCCAAGCCCGAGTTAAACCTTGATGACGCTTTAAGGCTCACTGCCACCGAAGGGGACACTCTGATGCGCCTACCCGTACATCATTTTGAGGCTGGGCCAAGACTCCAAAATGTTTTAGAGCAATATCATCAACAAAAAGCCCCAGACCCTTTACCTGCCCCAGAAGGATTTTGTGGTCAGCTGAGACCGTATCAAGAGAGAGGATTAGGTTGGCTTGCCTTCTTACATCGTTTTGACCAAGGTGCATGCTTGGCTGATGACATGGGGCTAGGAAAAACAATTCAGCTCTTGGCGTTCCTACAACATCTCAAAATCGAAAAAGAATTAAAAAGGCCCGTTTTACTCATTGCTCCAACTTCTGTGCTCACAAACTGGAAGCGAGAAGCACACTCATTTACACCAGAATTGGATGTCAAAGAACACTATGGTTCACGTCGTCCTTCAGACACTACATCGCTACATAATGCACTAAAAGGAGTTGACCTTGTATTAACAAGTTATGGCCTCATGCAAAGAGATAGTGAGCTTCTCGAAACAATCGACTGGCAAGGCATAGTGATTGATGAAGCCCAAGCAATCAAAAACCCTATTGCGAAACAAAGTCAGGCAGCTCGAGATATTGCGAGGCCTCAAAAAAGCAATAGATTCCGAATAGCTCTTACTGGTACACCAGTAGAAAATCGCGTAAGTGAATTGTGGGCATTAATGAACTTTTTAAATCCTAGGGTTCTTGGTGAAGAGAACTTTTTTCGACAACGTTATCGGCTCCCAATCGAACAATACGGAGATATGTCATCTTTAAAAGACTTGAAAAGTCGCGTTAGTCCTTTTATTCTTCGACGTTTAAAAACTGACAAAGCAATTATCTCCGACTTACCCGAAAAAGTGGAACTTAGCGAGTGGGTCGGACTCAGCAAAGAGCAATCACGACTCTATAAGAAAACTGTAGAAGAAACTCTTGATGCAATTGCGATTGCACCTCGTGGCCAAAGGCATGGCAAGGTACTTGGCCTTTTGACTCGCCTCAAGCAAATTTGCAATCACCCTGGCTTAGCTCTTAAAGAAGAAGGGGTGAATGATGATTTTGGGTCCCGTTCAGCAAAGTTAGAAAGATTAGAAGAAATTCTCGAAGAAGTCATTGAAGCAGGAGACAGGGCATTACTATTCACGCAATTTTCCGAATGGGGTCATCTGCTTCAGCAATACCTACAAAAACGATGGGGTTGTGAAGTGCCATTCCTACATGGCGGCACAAGAAAAGCTGAACGGCAGGCAATGGTTGATCGTTTTCAAGCAGATCCACGAGGACCCCAACTATTTCTGCTTTCCTTAAAGGCAGGAGGTGTTGGTCTTAATCTCACACGAGCTAGTCATGTTTTTCATATAGATAGATGGTGGAATCCTGCAGTGGAAAACCAAGCCACAGATAGGGCCTATCGTATTGGGCAAGTAAATAGGGTAATGGTTCATAAATTCATTACAAGCGGCTCCGTAGAAGAAAAAATTAATCGCATGATTCTGCAGAAATCGCGACTAGCCGAGGACATCATCGGCTCAGGAGAAGACTGGCTAGGAAATCTTGGGGTTGATCAATTAAGAGAACTGGTTTCTCTAGAAGAAACCTAA
- a CDS encoding SWIM zinc finger family protein, translating into MTNSNNNSEITTALSEQGLGQQPWWVEQWMELINSYRFKKRLERAWSYAREGKVTSIRFEGRRVHGRVQGTDEEPYKVKLWLDVLNDEDWSYVIEALTQKARWSAQLLAGIMPSDIERAFAASGRRLFPFKLQEVRSECSCPDKANPCKHISAIYFLMGDRFSEDPFVLFQLRGRTRAKLVADLAELRRAKLAELAQSTTKDSSANEKSIIHPGVPNQPHPAVIEPSLWWRYESNLNADLVVITPALEGETGLDAAGDLPLAEEPRFPKARQLFINHLREQGQQLAQKAMLQAMSSST; encoded by the coding sequence ATGACTAATTCAAACAACAATTCTGAAATTACAACGGCCTTAAGTGAGCAAGGGCTAGGGCAACAGCCATGGTGGGTAGAGCAATGGATGGAACTAATAAATTCCTATCGTTTCAAAAAGCGATTAGAACGGGCATGGAGCTATGCCAGAGAAGGCAAAGTCACTTCAATTAGATTTGAAGGTCGCAGAGTGCATGGACGGGTCCAGGGGACTGATGAAGAGCCCTACAAAGTAAAACTCTGGCTTGATGTTCTCAATGATGAGGATTGGAGCTATGTCATAGAAGCTTTAACCCAAAAAGCACGATGGTCAGCACAACTTTTGGCTGGGATCATGCCCTCAGACATTGAAAGAGCCTTTGCAGCAAGTGGTCGAAGACTGTTCCCTTTCAAACTACAAGAAGTACGAAGTGAATGCAGTTGTCCTGATAAAGCAAACCCCTGTAAACATATCAGCGCTATATATTTTCTGATGGGTGATCGATTTAGTGAGGATCCATTTGTACTTTTTCAACTCCGGGGACGAACACGTGCCAAATTAGTTGCAGATCTAGCAGAGTTACGCAGAGCCAAATTGGCAGAGCTTGCCCAATCAACAACGAAGGATTCTTCAGCTAATGAAAAGTCAATCATTCATCCGGGTGTGCCAAACCAACCCCATCCAGCTGTTATTGAACCCAGTTTATGGTGGCGCTATGAATCCAATCTAAATGCGGATCTAGTAGTCATAACACCTGCCCTAGAAGGTGAAACAGGTCTGGACGCTGCTGGAGATTTGCCCCTAGCAGAAGAGCCTCGTTTCCCAAAAGCACGGCAACTATTTATAAATCATCTGCGAGAGCAAGGGCAGCAACTTGCTCAGAAAGCAATGCTCCAAGCCATGTCTTCCAGTACCTGA
- a CDS encoding MEKHLA domain-containing protein: MPPWLTTEKRQLTHHILQSHLSTFGHPLFKCNCGNDNYQLQSQELFTMNMPLMAHNIDRDPRLIYANAAALTLWCRQWKDMVGMPSRLTAPESETQTRKLALEQSLHKNASKNYYGIRIDSRGTKFTINNARIWTVWDNEINLLGQAATFNDWSYLYKQ, encoded by the coding sequence ATGCCTCCTTGGCTAACAACTGAAAAACGTCAACTCACACATCATATTTTACAGTCCCACCTCTCGACATTTGGCCATCCATTATTCAAATGCAATTGTGGTAATGATAACTATCAGCTACAGAGCCAAGAGCTTTTCACAATGAATATGCCATTAATGGCACATAACATTGATCGCGACCCCCGCCTAATTTACGCCAATGCAGCTGCATTGACTCTCTGGTGTAGACAATGGAAAGACATGGTAGGCATGCCTTCAAGGCTTACAGCGCCTGAAAGTGAAACCCAAACCAGAAAACTTGCCCTAGAACAATCACTCCACAAGAATGCAAGCAAAAATTACTATGGAATACGAATAGACAGCAGGGGGACGAAATTCACTATTAACAACGCACGTATTTGGACAGTCTGGGATAATGAAATTAATTTGTTAGGGCAAGCAGCAACTTTTAATGACTGGTCATATCTATATAAACAGTGA
- a CDS encoding TRAP transporter substrate-binding protein, with amino-acid sequence MKRRELLGTGATAITAALGAGVLGSCTIRKNDEISEPGRPKVKWRMATSWPLSLDTIYGGAETISQRVLELSGGGFQIKPYAAGELVPGLEVLDAVQAGSVECGHTASYYYIGKNPAFAFGTSVPFGLTAQQQNAWLYEAGGNTLLNNLYSDFGVIGFPAGNTGAQMGGWFKRKLDGLQSLQGLKMRIPGLGGKVMAELGVNVQVLPGGEIYLALDRGAIDAAEWTGPYDDEKLGLYRAAKFYYYPGWWEPGPTLSGLVNKKAWNKLPKEYQEIFISACYEANLTMLSRYDNLNGAALQNLLAKGTELVPYEDSILQSAQNASYQMYSDLAIKNQDFRKVFTEWKKFQNEIFGWNQINEFSYSRFNYKLPENKQ; translated from the coding sequence ATGAAAAGAAGAGAACTCTTAGGGACTGGTGCAACAGCAATTACAGCAGCTCTAGGTGCAGGAGTTTTAGGCTCCTGTACTATCCGAAAAAATGACGAGATAAGTGAACCTGGTCGCCCAAAAGTTAAATGGCGTATGGCCACTAGCTGGCCTCTATCATTAGATACTATTTATGGAGGCGCAGAAACTATTAGCCAACGGGTCCTTGAACTCAGCGGGGGGGGCTTTCAGATTAAACCCTATGCTGCCGGGGAACTAGTTCCTGGTCTAGAAGTTTTAGATGCTGTGCAAGCAGGCTCGGTGGAATGCGGACATACTGCTAGCTACTACTACATAGGTAAAAATCCTGCTTTTGCATTCGGCACTTCCGTACCATTTGGCCTCACAGCCCAACAACAAAATGCTTGGCTCTATGAAGCTGGTGGCAACACACTACTTAACAACCTCTACTCAGACTTCGGCGTAATTGGGTTCCCTGCAGGTAACACCGGAGCTCAAATGGGAGGCTGGTTTAAACGAAAGTTAGATGGACTCCAATCCTTACAGGGGTTGAAAATGCGTATACCTGGTCTAGGTGGGAAGGTCATGGCCGAGTTAGGCGTGAATGTTCAAGTATTGCCAGGGGGTGAGATATATCTAGCTCTTGACCGCGGCGCCATAGATGCAGCGGAATGGACGGGTCCATATGACGACGAAAAATTAGGTCTTTATCGAGCAGCTAAGTTCTACTACTACCCAGGCTGGTGGGAACCAGGACCAACACTCTCAGGACTAGTCAACAAAAAAGCCTGGAACAAACTGCCTAAGGAATATCAAGAAATCTTCATTAGCGCCTGTTACGAAGCAAACCTCACCATGTTGAGTCGTTACGACAATCTCAATGGTGCTGCTTTACAAAATCTCTTAGCGAAAGGTACAGAACTAGTACCCTACGAAGACAGCATTCTGCAAAGTGCTCAAAACGCCTCATATCAAATGTATTCAGATCTAGCCATAAAGAATCAGGACTTTCGCAAAGTCTTTACGGAATGGAAAAAATTTCAAAACGAGATCTTTGGCTGGAACCAAATCAATGAATTTTCTTACTCGAGATTTAATTACAAGCTGCCAGAGAACAAACAATGA
- a CDS encoding TRAP transporter small permease subunit, with protein sequence MKRWIDLATRIDNINKAAAKVAQLAVLLMLSLGLWNVVGRYLGVAIGNNLSSNGLIEGQWYFFDLIFLLGMGWTLQRQGHVRVDVLQSYWGGRQRERNELFGTLFLLLPFAIAVMALSIEPALLSIAINEASPDPNGLPRYLVKVFIPLGFFLLVLQGIAEAIRSYTKVQGQSKTDERRHKT encoded by the coding sequence ATGAAACGATGGATTGATCTAGCAACTCGAATCGACAACATCAATAAAGCTGCGGCCAAGGTTGCACAATTAGCTGTCCTACTAATGCTTAGCCTCGGACTCTGGAATGTTGTTGGTCGCTATCTCGGGGTAGCCATAGGAAATAATCTTAGTTCCAATGGATTAATTGAAGGACAGTGGTACTTTTTTGACCTTATTTTTCTGTTGGGAATGGGATGGACCTTACAACGGCAAGGTCACGTCAGAGTAGATGTTCTTCAAAGCTATTGGGGCGGTAGACAAAGAGAAAGAAATGAACTTTTTGGCACACTCTTCTTACTATTACCATTCGCCATTGCCGTAATGGCGCTTTCTATCGAACCTGCTCTACTCTCAATAGCCATCAATGAAGCATCGCCTGATCCAAATGGCTTACCTCGTTATCTAGTAAAAGTCTTCATTCCTCTTGGCTTCTTTCTTCTAGTGCTACAAGGGATTGCCGAGGCAATTCGTTCATATACAAAAGTTCAAGGACAAAGCAAGACAGATGAGAGGAGGCACAAAACTTGA